One window of Mus caroli chromosome 11, CAROLI_EIJ_v1.1, whole genome shotgun sequence genomic DNA carries:
- the Rprml gene encoding reprimo-like protein, with amino-acid sequence MNVSFLNHSGLEEVGGDARATLGNRSHGLGTWLDCCPGGAPLTASDGVPAGLAPDERSLWVSRVAQIAVLCVLSLTVVFGVFFLGCNLLIKSESMINFLMQERRPSKDVGAAILGLY; translated from the coding sequence ATGAACGTGAGCTTCCTGAACCACAGCGGCCTGGAAGAGGTGGGTGGTGACGCCCGAGCCACCCTGGGAAACCGCAGCCACGGGCTGGGCACGTGGCTAGACTGCTGCCCCGGCGGCGCACCACTGACCGCCAGCGACGGGGTCCCCGCAGGACTGGCGCCGGACGAACGCAGCCTGTGGGTGTCGCGCGTGGCGCAGATCGCCGTGCTTTGCGTGCTGTCGCTCACCGTGGTCTTCGGCGTTTTCTTCCTGGGCTGTAACCTGCTCATCAAGTCCGAGAGCATGATCAACTTTCTGATGCAGGAGCGCAGGCCCTCCAAGGACGTGGGAGCCGCCATCCTGGGACTATACTGA
- the Lyzl6 gene encoding lysozyme-like protein 6, translating into MLKALFICVASCLLVVNDGNIIHRCTLAKILYEEDLDGFEGYSLPDWLCLAFVESNFNISKVNENVDGSFDYGIFQINSRYWCYDYQSHSENFCHVDCQELLSPNLISTIHCAKKIVSGSGGMKNWVEWKLHCLGRPLSYWMTGCHLG; encoded by the exons ATGTTGAAGGCACTGTTCATCTGTGTGGCAAGCTGCCTTCTGGTAGTGAATGATGGCAACATCATCCATCGCTGTACTTTGGCCAAGATTCTGTATGAAGAGGACTTGGATGGGTTTGAGGGCTACTCCCTGCCTGACT GGCTGTGCTTGGCTTTTGTGGAAAGCAACTTCAATATATCAAAGGTGAACGAGAACGTTGATGGTAGCTTCGACTATGGCATCTTCCAGATCAACAGTCGTTACTGGTGCTACGACTACCAGAGTCATTCGGAGAACTTCTGCCATGTCGACTGTCAAG aaCTACTGAGTCCCAACCTCATTTCAACCATTCACTGTGCAAAAAAGATTGTGTCTGGATCAGGAGGGATGAAGAACTG GGTAGAATGGAAATTGCACTGTTTAGGACGACCACTCTCCTACTGGATGACGGGATGCCATCTGGGATGA
- the LOC110304567 gene encoding LOW QUALITY PROTEIN: endogenous Bornavirus-like nucleoprotein 1 (The sequence of the model RefSeq protein was modified relative to this genomic sequence to represent the inferred CDS: inserted 3 bases in 2 codons), whose protein sequence is MAARVWDKATDTETTEIGFTLDFKLSGDCREYPRDATDTHPGVXTERVVDINTLSMLSHDLRMRFHPATGSLIFMCYLFPGLWEALCSAGVLEWSYFSSPVQGKDWPACETSVHHQEGIKEHVITSLEMSSIVXCTLLIGLAIIGSSEKIRSGSEQVRLNKTLMVMLGKSGHAESETHLNTYPPSATVDWFNSQPWVGTLLFGFLATKLKSPGKELMDQIRMMTSYTQMTTYVLIKQYLEQCMDGTTALSQVSVNSSAGVVWLELKIENRKSARTLDISGDSGRLLVRLCRALVACAGAVKVRSRRRPWTAKALSGSLSSRGLASTEERMDQATSPRPLASSFSCRSQKMGSVEVL, encoded by the exons ATGGCAGCAAGAGTGTGGGACA AAGCTACGGACACAGAAACAACTGAAATTGGATTTACGTTGGATTTCAAATTGAGTGGTGACTGCAGAGAATATCCTAGAGATGCCACAGATACCCATCCAGGAGT GACAGAAAGAGTCGTCGACATCAACACACTGTCAATGCTTAGTCATGATCTCAGGATGAGATTCCATCCAGCTACTGGCAGTTTGATCTTCATGTGTTATCTATTCCCAGGACTGTGGGAAGCACTGTGTTCTGCTGGAGTTCTTGAGTGGTCTTACTTCTCCTCGCCTGTCCAAGGGAAAGATTGGCCTGCCTGTGAAACTTCAGTGCACCACCAAGAGGGAATCAAAGAACACGTAATTACATCTCTTGAGATGTCTTCTATAG GCTGCACACTCCTGATCGGGTTAGCTATTATTGGATCTTCTGAGAAAATTCGTAGCGGCTCTGAACAAGTCAGGCTCAACAAGACACTCATGGTTATGCTAGGGAAATCTGGCCATGCAGAGTCGGAAACCCACCTCAACACTTACCCACCAAGTGCCACAGTTGATTGGTTCAACTCCCAGCCTTGGGTAGGCACCTTGCTGTTTGGTTTTCTAGCAACCAAACTCAAGTCTCCTGGGAAAGAGCTTATGGATCAGATTCGAATGATGACATCATACACTCAGATGACAACGTATGTTTTGATCAAGCAGTACTTGGAACAGTGCATGGACGGGACAACTGCTTTGTCACAAGTTTC CGTCAACTCCAGCGCTGGAGTGGTGTGGCTGGAGCTGAAGATTGAGAACCGGAAGTCAGCCAGGACTCTGGACATCAGTGGTGATTCAGGCCGCTTGCTTGTGCGCCTGTGCAGGGCGTTGGTTGCTTGCGCAGGCGCAGTGAAGGTAAGGAGTAGGCGTCGACCCTGGACCGCGAAAGCGTTGAGTGGGAGCTTGAGCTCTAGAGGCCTCGCAAGTACTGAAGAGAGGATGGACCAGGCCACCTCTCCGCGCCCTCTGGCTTCGAGTTTCAGCTGCAG GTCCCAGAAAATGGGCTCCGTCGAGGTGTTGTAG